In the genome of Myxococcus stipitatus, one region contains:
- a CDS encoding peptidoglycan-binding domain-containing protein, with protein MSELELEKVYRRGEVSPGVRRVQEWLTLNGFAVAIDGDFGPATEAALKRFQAKTGLPVTGVADATTFARLSASLRSALGQLAPEGRSLGELTVAYAAQHLRQLPREVGGRNRGPWVRLYLDGNEGESWCWSAGFATYCLHQAARTLGVEMPVERTFSSDLLAAQSRVRERFLSTLSEPPDRILIRPGSLFLRRRTRGDWVQAGIVTEVDEETFQTIEANTNDEGTHEGHEVCARTRGFKSVDFVLV; from the coding sequence AGCGAGCTGGAGTTGGAGAAGGTCTATCGCCGGGGCGAGGTGTCCCCGGGTGTGCGGCGCGTCCAGGAGTGGCTGACGCTGAATGGCTTTGCCGTCGCCATCGACGGCGACTTCGGCCCCGCGACGGAGGCGGCGCTCAAGCGCTTCCAGGCGAAGACGGGACTGCCCGTCACGGGCGTCGCCGACGCGACCACCTTCGCGCGGCTGTCCGCCTCACTGCGGTCCGCGCTCGGGCAGCTCGCCCCCGAGGGTCGTTCCCTGGGCGAGCTGACCGTGGCCTACGCGGCGCAGCACCTGCGCCAACTCCCGCGCGAGGTGGGGGGACGCAATCGAGGCCCGTGGGTGCGGCTGTATCTGGATGGGAATGAAGGGGAGTCCTGGTGCTGGTCCGCCGGCTTCGCGACCTATTGCTTGCATCAGGCCGCGAGGACGCTGGGCGTGGAGATGCCCGTGGAGCGGACCTTCTCGAGCGACCTGCTCGCCGCGCAGAGCCGGGTGCGGGAGCGCTTCCTGTCCACGCTGAGCGAGCCCCCGGACCGCATCCTCATCCGTCCCGGCAGCCTCTTCCTGCGGCGCAGGACTCGAGGCGACTGGGTCCAGGCGGGCATCGTCACCGAGGTGGACGAGGAGACCTTCCAGACCATCGAGGCCAACACGAACGACGAAGGGACCCACGAGGGTCACGA